TCGGGGTGCGGGGCTGGCAATAGAGCCCGTTTGCTCCACATTCTGCGGATTCCATCTGGAGCACCGAATGTCTGATTCCCATATGGGCAAGCTCGTGTTCTATTTTTTTCCTGATGGCGTCAACCTCGGCCAGAGGTTGCTCTTTCAGCCGCACATGGGCGGAAAAGGCGGGATCATTATGCCCGATAGACCACAGATGCACGTCATGCACATCAACCACGCCGGTCACCAAAGAAATCTTTTGCGATATCTCTTCCATGTCCAACCGCGCCGGGCTTAATTCCAGAAATATCCGCAATGCTTCTTTCGTAACGCCAATTCCGCCTACGATGATGATCACCCCGACTAAGGCGCTGACCAGCGGATCCGCCATCTGCCAACCGGTGAACCTGATCACCAAACCGGCGGCGATGACGCCAATCGAGGCGAGGGTGTCCCCCAGCACATGGAGCCAGGCGCTCTTTACATTCAGATCCTCATGCTTGTGACCCAAAACGAAGGCGATGGCGATGTTTCCTGCCAGGCCAATCAGGGCGATGATGAGCATCAGTGAGGTATCAACTGCCGGTGGCGCTTGAATTCTTTTGTAGGCCTCAACAAAGATAAAAAGCGCAACAACGACAAGACTGACGCCGTTGATCAAGGCGGCCAGGATGCCTATCCGGTGGTACCCGTAAGTCGCCTTTCTGTCCGCTGGTTTCTTCATGATGAGAATAGCCAGCAGGCTCATGCCGAGAGAGAATACGTCGGTGAACACGTGCCCCGCATCGC
This window of the Deltaproteobacteria bacterium genome carries:
- a CDS encoding cation diffusion facilitator family transporter, which encodes MTMIKKLVISLIVTFVVLIGEIVGGIVSNSLALLSDAGHVFTDVFSLGMSLLAILIMKKPADRKATYGYHRIGILAALINGVSLVVVALFIFVEAYKRIQAPPAVDTSLMLIIALIGLAGNIAIAFVLGHKHEDLNVKSAWLHVLGDTLASIGVIAAGLVIRFTGWQMADPLVSALVGVIIIVGGIGVTKEALRIFLELSPARLDMEEISQKISLVTGVVDVHDVHLWSIGHNDPAFSAHVRLKEQPLAEVDAIRKKIEHELAHMGIRHSVLQMESAECGANGLYCQPRTPIAGEAHHH